From the genome of Diorhabda carinulata isolate Delta chromosome 2, icDioCari1.1, whole genome shotgun sequence:
ttttatattttctttttatattgtgATTGGAATTCGTTATGGATTTTCATCCTTCTGACGTTCCTATAGGTATGAAACCCTACAATCTTAAAGAAATTACTCATAAACAGCAGGAACAACTTAATCGATTCAAATTggaacaaattagaaaaaatcacAGGTAAAGAGATTCTACTTATAAATGTTTTCATACTTTAACGcacagtataaaaaaaacagtttgttAATCACCATCTTTTTGTTTTAACTCAATGATATGTTCACAACTATAATCCTAAATCAGTCACAGGAATAGTTTGATTGGACGCTGAGTGTTGGGCTACAGCTGGTACTTGCAATTTCATGAAACCAGCTaataaagattttgaaaatcaaaagaaTGAATGGGAAAATTCGGtacactatatatatatacagggtgtccagCATAAGAATCGTCACAACGGGGAGcctaaaatatgaaatttattattaaattaaaatattaaatttagaatCATAATTCAATAAACAGAAGTACTGAATTccaaattgtcaaatttgatgtataaatTCATAGCCAAATTCCGATTTTTGTCTGttcaaattttcgtttttcaatTCCTTGCTGCCTAAAGAATCTCCCTGAAAATTAGATCCCAAATTTACTATTCATCTGTAACATTTTGAGCCCCTACAAATCGCTAAAGTTGTATCCATTTGACTATCTTCGCctagaattttttttagaattcacAGGCAACTTGACAATATTAAAACAAGTCGCAGGCTTTATTGCTTTCCTGAATAAATACGGGGACATCTACATTTTTAACTTCTAACAGAGATATATCGCCTCCTAGTGTTGGTACTGGCAGAATCTCAGCTGCCTGGTGAGCTCCTAGAGGTTGACGAAGGATAATTTCCAAAGTCAGTACAACAAAAGTTGTTGAGGTGATTCATCCCTAGCATCACGGAAGTATACGAAACACGTTTTGATCTTTTTCCAATCGAAAATTCAAAGACTTTTTCACAATACAAATCGTGAATAATTGGATTGAATTGGGTCAGTTCCAAGCATACCCCGAAGACGCTAATCGACTTATAGGCCAGACCAGAACTTGGACAGCAtagagaatagaaaaaatgtcgCTGACCTGACTATGTTTCACCTACATCATAATGGCAAATATATCGGTAATTTGGTGAAGTGGAAGCCCTTGGAATCAGCTTCCAAACCACTACAAACTActgaagttcaagatcaatatatttttatataaaaaattgctaAATAAATGTGGACACGTTTGAACTTCGTCTTCTCTAATTTAGGTATTTGAAGGCACATCCGGAAATAAAATGTATCACCAGCACTTTGCTACGAGCAATACTAAAAACACGCCCCACGTACGAAATCAAAGAGTTTTTCACTCGATACGTCGTAGAGAACCGCTCAAAATTGGAGGAACTAATAGAAAATACCAGATCGGGAGTCACTAAATCGGAAACTGACTTAGAAACATACGATGAAGCTCATATTTGTAAATTTGACATAGACGAAGTTATATGGATGAAAAGACAACCCGCCCTATTTGAAATGTATAAAGGACTTCAAGAATTATCATGTGGTAGAAACTCCATCAGAATTACCGATGATCACGATAATTTATAAGTCGagtcaattattttaattatattaattctaAGATATCATTTTGTATATAATGGTggaataaaaacttttgtttacAAACTTTGTATTCAATCAAGTTCAAAATGAACGCACTTGAAACTAATCACGGAATTActtatagtccattcgttcAGCAAAACCAATTAACtctatttgaattaaaacataaattcgCATAGAAAGGTTTGAGATTGTGAATTTGTGTATTAATAATATCTGCATAGAATATAATTAAGTCAAACTCTAAACTTGATAATCAAAAGTGgaagaaaacatttaaaatactgatatttataattagttaGTCAAGGACGTCGAGgtcaacatattttcaattaaatattctaTAGCTTTTTGACATTTCTCAATTTTGATAATgattacaacaaaatatatcaCAGATTCATTTAGCAATCGTGGCAATCGGGGTGTATGTAGCTTGGACATTTGATGATTAGTAGTGAATTTcctttttagacgacgccatctgataGTTGTTCgttttgtattcatttacataccgaaagttacGTTTTAAGTGTTCCATGTAgtaaaagtgacagttccgtactgcaaaacactctCGGGACGTTCTGGAGTACTCTAgtcacttcaatgttgacagttgacagtttcacttcgatgattttgcataaccttaaatttttaattttctttctggaattaatgaataacaatgaatgactTTCAGTctttggcatacaaataactattttggaGATGTCAGAAAAACCAGAATTTGGTGGAAATTGGAAATAGTAATCTAATAGCTGTGTGCTctctaaataaaatatgatttttttgtacaatctAGGTTATAGCTACAAATTTTCACATccattttatccaaaaaatacaAGTACACTTTGCATTTAATGTTTTATGAACGTGAAGGTTCTCcacaaaaaaaatgaagcaTCGGGTTTGCACAACTTCTTAAcctcttctttttatttatgatcaTTATGGTAGACCCAAACCCAGAATCAGGAACTTTCAAAACCTTAGTAAATGGACTTTAGTACGCCAAGCACTTATTTCTAAGAATTATCCGGCGATAATACTAAGCAAGTCGCTTTTACTTGGTATAGTAGCCAAGCATGACTCATACAGTCGATTTTTTTAGTTTCGTGCTTTTTTTTGATCTATTGGCAAATTATGTGTATCCAACGATATGAGTTTACGCACACCATCGATGTTTTCTagtacaacagccgattttggacgaccttcatcTTATAGCGAAGTGcgatcacgattgaattcggaaaatcagCGAATCGATCGAGATGGTGCTTAATCCCCGAAAGTTGAACCGAATTGCATGAAAACGTTCGCCAAGATGAATCTTTCtactgagtacgttcaccattagaaatgtcaaactttatggcGAGAATGACATATTCatttcagtgttgccatatctcaaagcTTGACAGAAATCAAAGTTTATAGAAGCGTATAACACGTCAATACTAACGCAACTTAATACTTATTTTTGCTGCGTTTTGaatgttccatgtagtgaaaatgacagttccgtactgcaaaacactttcgggacgctctggagtgactctagccacttcaatgttgacagttgacagtttcacttcgatgattttacATAAcctttttaatttgttttatccgaagttttatctaaattaatgaatgatgatgataaagaaaacattgcaaatatcattaagtacattatattgttcaataaacagaatgtttataattctcaattatttatttactttcctcagtgtaattgaaaaagttttgcgtcgtctaaaaaatgttgtgtacgccgcggctgaaatacaaCTTTGttgcactttcagtccttggcatacaaataactatttcaatcATCCAGTATTTTACGAAGTGGTTTCACATTATTTTCTTCCCTATGCCTTGttgtttcttcaataattcatCGTAggcaaaatttcaaaaaaatcaactaaGAAATAACATTGAGaaggaaaaatatttggtagaTTCAACACGGAGGAAggttaaaaaatataagctagagCAAAGTAGATGATGATTGAAATACGcggaaaaatcataaaatcaaAGCTAGATCAATGGAAAGAAGCTAAAAGAAAACTTTCAAAGGCTTAAAAatcattaatgaaaatgaaagagTTATGAAGAAGTGAATAAAGTATGTTAGAAACGACATTCAATGaatgaaatgtttttcttagtaaaatagatgaaaataacttaatatttatttccattaagACTTTCCcttgaaattaaaatagttaTGAGATTTATTATACCGCTATATTCTCTCGGCGATAATTTCCTCGAACAGAACGAGAAGTTGatatgaaaagaaagaaaaaaaaacgcgtGATGCAACGAAAGCTTTCCCAACCCCCTTTTCCCTCGAAAATCGCGAAAAGCGGGAAACCTGACGAACCAATGGCCGACCTTCTGAATATTACTTCCATAAATCCATCATATTCATAGCCTGGCTTGATGCTATTGGTAGACGTGGCGCATTGCAGACTTCCTTTCTCTCCGCCCCGATGCCGACGCTGGATGCCTCCGATATTAATATCGAATTTTTGCTAAGTCTGAAGTCGCGAAGAGATACGCGCACGCTCCCTGCCGGACATATACTGGACCTCATTATAGAAGAGGAACGATATCCACTCGTGGCGGGCGAGAGAGGAAACAAGATCGGGAAAGGAGAGGAGAAAGGAGGTGGAAGGACTCCTATGCTGTTCCTAGTAGCGGCAATTCTGAAAGATTTCAATTTAGCGCACTGATGGGTTGTATGTGTgttatgtgtgtgtgtgtgtgtgtgtgtgaggAGAGAGCAATGGACAGCTCATTGCCGGAGAAACAGAAATAGAGATACATTtccaaaaatactgaaaaattatcataaacatGCTCATTATTAAGCAGATTAGACGTCATTAACAATTGGTACACACCATAACAGAATAATCAATCTATTTTTCTGATCAATACAATAtctaatataattgaaattaatacgTTTGATggatataaaacaataatctaCTCAATATTGTACCTTGACGTTTCTATTATGCACTTTCCGTTTCGCCTTTTGTCGTCTAATTAACTCACTTTAACTACAACTGCAACTCCCGCTTGAACCAGTTCCTCTGACATCTTCAAGACCAAAGCTACTAGCAACTTGTGCAAGAGCTATCCACGGTCTTTTCTTCAGTTTTTGTTGTGAATCCTTCTTTATAAGTTGAGCTAAAATAACTACTTCGTCTTGGACAATGCATTGGGTCATTACAAACTGAATACGAGACATTTTATCTaaactgcgcatgcttgagagtACATTGAACCGAGCTGGAagcttccttagtcggaacaacttccacttatagaaacttcttctttattattcttttattaattttgaaaaatggtgtACGCAAATCCtccaccatttttttaaaataaaatgaattcaaacTCGCTAGatttgtttgatatttctttAATATGAAGTCGTGATACCCCGCCGCTGAGGAAACAGAAACGGGCCACCACCACTGTCGCACCGCCGCCGGCGACGTACCGTACCGTGCGCTCGGCCGCCGCACAACTTGAAAATCAATAACATCTTTGAGCAAACACTTGGCAGTGCACACACGCATCGCTTTCCCAGGGGTTCGGATGGACGGTAGACGGTGGTGTCCGAAAAGGACGTAAATGCGAGAAGGAAAAAGGGAAAGGGGCAAAGGTTCAGCTTTTCTACGTTACACGGTGacaaaacttcattattatgtttctaaatcttcttgattctTCTAGAtctattctaatttaaaattagtatttcaattacaggtaaaaatttgacgtttcgacctgttgcgatcaaaataaaaataaatcgaaaaaattttacagaaattttaCATTTCAAGAATATGTAGCAGCCACCGTTCAAATTATTGGTaggtatattaaaattttacaacatAGAGCTAcgaattttactcaaattatttaacattcacagctttttctttattttgaatgtggatctaaaaattctctttttcgtgtattagattccgttccaaaaatttttaaatctttataatttaatCGAACATTATTACTGTGTAAACTTCTTTCTTGCATGGccagaataaattcaaaaacaactttttttaaaatgatctttatttttattgtgtttacatCTATCTGACGCCAGTCTCGATCAGTGTTACCAACCTAACCTCTCAAAATTCCCGTTCCagagcgcgaaattcgaattaaaatataaaaatgcctACACTACAATATGTAtatgttaaaacagatttctattttgataatcatgatgtaggtgatctaatgattaataaaaaaacgcaaattgtcaatgtcaagtcgtattttgataaattttcaactgtccttcaaaagaagaaaaaaactaattttaaatcagacttaaaattaagacgatttagaaacataaacatatcgaaacgtctaagaaataagaaattgaaaaactttattatataGGGCGTCACAAAAAGAGTAAAAGTCGTAAAATATTCgagtaaacaattttttttcgtatgATCAACATTTGAGGTTATAAACACTTAACCTTACATTATTCTACTATAAATTATagacaatttcaatgtttttcaaGTATCGTACTGTATTCTAAAgctattagatttttttcactGCACAgaagattttgtatttttgtccACGCGAATatgttcaagatttttttatatctcgGTTTACAACATTCTTATCTATGCCCTATCTTTAGCTCCTTTGTGGTCTTCCTCTTCACCTTTGCCTTTCTTCAATCCAATTATTAACCAGTATTCtgttattcaacattatttgtacaaaaccaagacaatttctttaaaattccaAACGGTGAAAAAGTAATTTGCATTTGAATGTTCTCCATGATACTATTCTGTatctttgtcaaaaataataattaagatTAATAATATGTTGTTTGTCCCCTGATATTAAAAACTTATTCGCTAGTTATGAGTATTTCTCGCTCGTTAAatgatatacgaggtctggttattaaataacgagacgcCGCGCCTATAGGGCGTCCTAGACGGGTGCGTTGGGTATGTAGATATCTCGTCTATACACTTCCCTAAAcaccttgaaaggttagaaaaaaatctgctttgaaaatgATCCGATTTGAATCGATCGAAgcgataaaacaaaaaacgacGAAACTGCTAAACgctctcaccaaagaagacttccagcaatgcttcgatcaatggaacaAACGTATAGAAAGGTGTGTGGTACGGGGAAAgcaatatattgaagaaaaacattcgaatgtagaataatttttataatcaaaccctttttcgtaaccagttaatagtcagacctcgtaatattgatatataataagGAAACGATAATTATTTACACCTATTCGAGTCTTTTTGTAAACTTACCCAAATAAGTTATCAATTAATTCGataatatataatcaatatcaaaaaaaaataatttgacatgTTTATATAGTCCactatgtatttttttcttcttttttcgcGAAATGAAATTCTGAACCCTATACC
Proteins encoded in this window:
- the LOC130903861 gene encoding uncharacterized protein LOC130903861; amino-acid sequence: MDFHPSDVPIGMKPYNLKEITHKQQEQLNRFKLEQIRKNHRYLKAHPEIKCITSTLLRAILKTRPTYEIKEFFTRYVVENRSKLEELIENTRSGVTKSETDLETYDEAHICKFDIDEVIWMKRQPALFEMYKGLQELSCGRNSIRITDDHDNL